One window of the Burkholderia sp. FERM BP-3421 genome contains the following:
- a CDS encoding non-ribosomal peptide synthetase codes for MSNLMGDERTIVDVLHSHARVRANATAFTFLQEDGEIGDALTFRDLHRRALAMADTLRRHCAVGDRALILLPTGRDYLTAFFGALYAGVVAVPLFPPTHRRQLDRLLAILDDCAPRVALVEALDTGHAAARDALAALAARDVVLVPALEEAAAHAAKAHVASTVSGADLALLQYTSGSTGKPKGVMVTHANLVQNAFATAMARGPQPHDASVSWLPLFHDMGLLFGMLQPLYGGFHGVLMPPSVFMRRPLRWLDAISRFSATWSSAPNFAFERCIRGISDAELASLDLSRWRTALNAAEPIRPATMRRFIERFAVCGFRPETMAPGYGLAEATLVVTLSRPDARPRLLHVDKHAIEQDFRLVDGTEQTLVCCGSHVQAMQVAIVDPDAKRALGDRQVGEVWLHGPGITAGYWNNPAATRERFEATMTDGDGRHWMRTGDMGALVDGDLVISGRLDDMLIVRGRNIFPQDVENAVTEAHAALRVDGAAVFLMDGGDGADEVAVVAEVNRDGFEPEQVVRSICSAVVEQCDVGPVHVVLIRGGTLPRTSSGKVQRKLTRSQLQAATLRAVHHWRMPAASSEPVYGPAAPGHDGAAASGPAVAAPVEAELLGWIRTRLGELSGFPFEAVDPDQPFAQHAIDSLRLASLSDALSRFAGRDVPVSSWWNHPTPRALARFLERGIVAAEGHGAPPPRSSAWREPAAIVGYACRLPGVSSTDRLWPMLASGEDAIAAPSDHRPWMSSGQRAHAGYVDGIDRFDARFFGISPIEAQYMDPQQRLFLETAWEALERSGQSAEALRGSRTGVFVGVSTGDYGQMLMAREARHRYCATGATGSIIANRLSYLLDLRGPSLAVDTACSSSLVALHLAMRSLRDGECDLAIVAGVNMLLNPNLTEVLSEAGMMSTDARCHTFDARANGYVRGEGCGVVVIRRQSDARARRDNILAVLLGSAVQQDGRTNGMTAPSGLAQQAVLRAALSDAGVSPGAVSYIEAHGTGTALGDPIEVEALRATLDGAGPAPDCWIGSVKAAIGHLEAAAGIAGIIKVLCMLEHRSIPPQANFANLNARIDLNGSRLRIARSPAAWDGGRRRVAGVSSFGFGGTSCHVIVAEPEAGPEAGDAPDRCASPHLAVVSAPDERSLREGARALAEALAGSTLDLESICFTLATGRVHHARRAAFVVRDVAQLQAEVAKLAVGEGGAGAVAPRIVLAFGDWRSEGCRRAAASMAANGIDAYARHVRAFDATPTPDGSRDIADAAASGERLDVLRHQYALYCLLRELGLPVAAVTGAGRGQLAAAAASGCLELDDAVMLASGGRSAASVRLAAAQVPWVGARWLLEPGDIEAAGLEQPESSSHGEDAPQLIVELGTPAVEPDRRGERVHWNGDAGAEGLYALLGALYVRGCTLAWERLFTHAGARRVVLPGYAFQRERYWAPELDAVPASGRPQAPAEVAAPDEAAPDASAGAPNAVSIDLILAILRTTLNDPALEFDDNIFNRGADSISCIEIAADVKEQTGFELSPQDIFSSPTARKIMGKIRPADAGIPVAAAGVPAGPRPLSYSQLRLWFLEQVSPGDSLYNIPAALSVEGELDVDALGRTFDAVVARHAALRSRFVEIDGEPAQEVLAAPASLMSVQDLSHLPLHDAQREALRQAERETRVPFDLTQGPLFRARLLRLSPRLHVALVTMHHIASDGWSIGVFSREMEALYADFVAEREPSLPPLPIQYADYAEHQQRWLGDDVVRPQLEFWTRALTGAPTLLALPTDRPRPPVQAHRGARAHFSIDAELAAALHQIGRESNTTVFVVLISALNLLLHAYSGQRDICIGTPVANRSWTQVRDLIGFFVNNLVIRTQVDPAESASDTIRRVRDFAFEAYANQDVPFERVVEQINPVRSLAHSPIFQVFFVLHHAPMGTMRTTGLHFKPLMVEHGTAKFDLTLELTEVDGRLDGWFEYDLGLFDPATIERMVEHFRLVLRSMVDRPQAAVASLDFVPPDERALTLEAGRPITRAAAHGARTAQALFEAWARRAPDRIALEHDGRRYTYRALDDEATRLAHALRDRGVGAECVVAVCQELAGPLVVSLLAILKAGAAYLPLDPNHPDARLRFIVDEARPALVLASHRLLTRLPPLGCPVWDVDRAAWNDAQPAVGELPRPDPVQAAVIVYTSGSTGRPKGVVIDQQNLANRLAWMAGAYPAFEQMRFVQKTVISFIDSITEMLSPLSCGATLCIAPDATAVDPLALADFMARERIDGIVLVPSLLREMLRPEDAPHRLKTLKAIISSGEAMPADLARQVLRRLPQVDLIDCYGSSEVGDASAHACTEADVERGAMPLGPAIDNTRLYVLGEALQPAPVGAQGEICIAGRAVARAYLNRPAHTAERFVPDPFSGIAGARMFRSGDMGRRLADGGIEFLGRRDHQVKLRGFRIELGEVEVAIRAELPGARVVAIVREDQPGDRRLVAYVAGSGPACGEEGWENDGEDRENDASAALKERLRRVLPMYMMPSHIVFIDRLPMTANGKVDRLALPVAGPLATRFDAPSGPTEERLAAIWREVLGIERVGRWDSFFDLGGHSLLAAQALAKAKVVFEVALPMRSVFEAPRLADIASLVDAARGRPIDFPVQVTVQDEAEQMSLSDLALLTDEELDV; via the coding sequence ATGAGCAACCTGATGGGCGACGAGCGGACGATCGTCGATGTCCTGCACAGTCACGCGCGCGTCCGTGCGAACGCGACTGCATTCACGTTCCTGCAGGAAGACGGGGAGATCGGCGATGCGCTGACGTTCCGGGATCTCCATCGCCGTGCGCTCGCGATGGCCGACACGCTGAGGCGCCATTGCGCGGTGGGCGACCGTGCGTTGATCCTGCTGCCGACAGGGCGCGATTATCTGACGGCGTTCTTCGGGGCGCTTTATGCGGGAGTCGTCGCCGTTCCGCTGTTTCCGCCGACCCACCGGCGCCAGCTGGATCGCTTGCTGGCGATCCTCGACGATTGCGCGCCGCGCGTTGCCCTGGTGGAGGCGCTCGATACCGGGCATGCCGCGGCGCGCGACGCGCTCGCCGCGCTTGCCGCGCGCGACGTGGTTCTCGTGCCCGCCCTCGAGGAGGCCGCCGCTCATGCTGCAAAGGCGCACGTCGCGTCGACGGTGAGCGGCGCGGACCTGGCGCTGCTGCAATATACGTCGGGCTCCACCGGCAAGCCCAAGGGGGTGATGGTCACGCATGCCAACCTGGTGCAAAACGCGTTCGCGACCGCGATGGCGCGGGGGCCGCAACCCCACGACGCCTCGGTATCCTGGTTGCCGCTGTTTCACGACATGGGGCTGCTGTTTGGCATGCTGCAGCCGCTGTATGGCGGCTTCCACGGCGTGCTGATGCCGCCCTCGGTCTTCATGCGACGACCGCTACGCTGGCTGGATGCGATCTCCCGGTTCTCCGCGACCTGGTCGTCCGCGCCGAACTTCGCGTTCGAGCGTTGCATCCGCGGCATTTCCGACGCCGAGCTGGCCTCACTCGATTTGAGCAGATGGCGTACCGCCCTCAACGCGGCCGAGCCGATTCGTCCTGCGACGATGCGGCGGTTCATCGAGCGTTTTGCGGTATGCGGTTTCCGGCCCGAGACGATGGCGCCGGGATATGGCCTGGCCGAGGCGACGCTGGTCGTGACGCTGTCGCGCCCCGATGCCCGGCCGCGCCTCCTGCACGTCGACAAGCACGCGATTGAGCAGGACTTCCGGCTGGTCGACGGGACGGAGCAGACTCTGGTTTGCTGCGGCTCCCATGTGCAAGCCATGCAGGTCGCCATTGTCGATCCGGACGCGAAGCGGGCGCTTGGCGACCGGCAGGTCGGCGAGGTGTGGCTCCACGGTCCCGGCATCACCGCCGGATACTGGAACAATCCGGCAGCCACGCGCGAGCGCTTCGAAGCCACGATGACCGACGGAGACGGCCGGCACTGGATGCGTACCGGCGACATGGGTGCGCTGGTCGACGGCGACCTCGTCATCAGCGGCCGCCTCGATGACATGCTGATCGTGCGAGGCCGGAACATCTTTCCCCAGGACGTCGAGAACGCGGTCACGGAAGCCCATGCCGCGCTTCGGGTGGACGGTGCGGCGGTCTTCCTGATGGATGGCGGGGACGGCGCAGACGAGGTGGCCGTCGTGGCGGAGGTGAATCGCGACGGCTTCGAGCCGGAGCAGGTGGTGAGGAGCATCTGCTCCGCCGTCGTCGAGCAGTGCGATGTCGGCCCGGTGCACGTGGTGCTCATCCGTGGCGGCACCCTGCCGCGCACCTCCAGCGGGAAAGTGCAGCGCAAGCTGACCCGGTCGCAATTGCAGGCCGCGACGCTCCGCGCGGTTCATCACTGGCGGATGCCCGCGGCATCGTCGGAACCGGTGTACGGCCCGGCGGCGCCCGGTCATGACGGCGCTGCCGCGAGCGGACCGGCCGTCGCGGCGCCGGTCGAGGCCGAATTGCTTGGCTGGATTCGGACGCGGCTCGGCGAGTTGAGCGGATTCCCGTTCGAAGCGGTCGATCCCGACCAGCCGTTCGCGCAGCATGCGATCGATTCGCTGCGTCTCGCTTCTCTGAGCGATGCGCTGTCGCGGTTCGCAGGACGGGACGTGCCGGTAAGCAGCTGGTGGAATCATCCGACGCCTCGCGCATTGGCGCGCTTTCTCGAGCGGGGCATCGTGGCGGCGGAGGGTCATGGCGCGCCGCCGCCGCGATCGTCGGCTTGGCGCGAACCGGCGGCGATCGTCGGCTATGCGTGCCGCCTGCCTGGCGTGTCGAGCACGGATCGGCTGTGGCCGATGCTGGCGAGCGGGGAGGATGCGATCGCGGCGCCCTCTGATCATCGTCCCTGGATGTCGTCGGGACAACGCGCGCATGCCGGCTATGTCGACGGGATCGACCGATTCGATGCGAGATTCTTCGGCATCAGTCCGATCGAGGCGCAATACATGGATCCGCAACAACGCCTCTTTCTCGAGACGGCGTGGGAAGCGCTGGAACGATCCGGTCAGTCGGCCGAGGCGCTGCGCGGCAGCCGCACCGGCGTATTCGTCGGCGTTTCGACGGGCGACTACGGCCAGATGCTGATGGCGCGGGAAGCCCGCCATCGCTACTGCGCGACGGGCGCGACGGGCAGCATCATTGCGAATCGGCTGTCTTATTTGCTGGACCTGCGCGGCCCGAGCCTGGCCGTCGACACCGCGTGTTCATCGTCGCTGGTCGCGCTGCATCTCGCGATGCGCTCGTTGCGCGACGGCGAATGCGACCTCGCGATCGTCGCGGGCGTCAACATGCTGTTGAACCCGAATTTGACCGAAGTGCTGAGCGAAGCCGGCATGATGTCCACCGACGCCCGCTGCCACACGTTCGATGCCCGCGCCAACGGCTACGTGCGCGGCGAAGGGTGCGGGGTCGTCGTCATTCGACGGCAGTCCGATGCGCGTGCGCGCCGGGACAACATCCTGGCCGTCTTGCTGGGATCGGCGGTCCAGCAGGATGGCAGGACCAACGGCATGACCGCCCCGAGCGGGCTCGCCCAGCAGGCCGTGCTGCGCGCCGCGTTGAGCGACGCCGGGGTGTCGCCCGGCGCCGTCTCCTATATCGAGGCGCATGGCACGGGCACGGCGCTTGGCGATCCGATCGAGGTCGAGGCGTTGCGGGCGACGCTGGACGGGGCGGGGCCGGCGCCGGATTGCTGGATCGGCTCGGTGAAGGCCGCGATTGGTCATCTGGAGGCGGCCGCCGGTATCGCGGGCATCATCAAGGTGCTGTGCATGCTCGAGCACCGCTCGATTCCTCCGCAGGCGAACTTCGCCAACTTGAACGCGCGCATCGACCTGAACGGCTCCCGGCTGCGGATCGCACGATCGCCGGCGGCGTGGGATGGCGGGCGGCGGCGTGTGGCAGGGGTCAGCTCGTTCGGATTCGGGGGAACCAGCTGCCATGTGATCGTAGCCGAGCCCGAGGCCGGGCCGGAGGCCGGCGACGCGCCAGACCGGTGCGCCTCGCCGCATCTCGCCGTGGTATCCGCGCCGGACGAGCGCAGCCTGCGCGAGGGCGCGCGCGCGCTTGCCGAGGCGTTGGCCGGATCCACGCTGGACCTCGAATCGATCTGCTTCACACTGGCGACGGGACGCGTCCATCATGCCCGCCGTGCCGCGTTTGTCGTCCGGGATGTCGCGCAGTTGCAGGCGGAGGTTGCGAAGCTGGCCGTCGGCGAGGGCGGGGCAGGCGCTGTTGCGCCGCGCATCGTGCTGGCGTTCGGCGACTGGCGTTCCGAGGGCTGTCGCCGGGCCGCGGCGTCGATGGCGGCGAACGGCATCGACGCCTACGCACGGCACGTGAGGGCGTTCGACGCCACGCCGACGCCGGACGGTTCGCGAGACATCGCGGACGCGGCAGCGTCGGGGGAACGGCTGGACGTCCTGCGCCACCAATACGCGCTCTACTGTCTGCTCCGGGAATTGGGGCTCCCGGTGGCCGCCGTGACCGGCGCCGGGCGCGGCCAGCTTGCCGCGGCGGCGGCGAGCGGGTGCCTCGAGCTCGACGACGCGGTCATGCTCGCGTCGGGGGGGCGCTCGGCCGCATCGGTTCGCCTCGCGGCAGCTCAGGTGCCGTGGGTCGGCGCGCGCTGGCTGCTCGAACCCGGCGACATCGAAGCAGCCGGCCTGGAACAACCGGAATCGTCGAGCCACGGAGAGGACGCGCCGCAATTGATCGTCGAGCTCGGTACGCCGGCGGTCGAGCCGGATCGGCGCGGCGAGCGCGTCCACTGGAACGGCGATGCGGGCGCGGAAGGTCTCTATGCGCTGCTTGGCGCGCTGTACGTACGCGGTTGCACGCTGGCATGGGAGCGTTTGTTTACGCATGCGGGGGCGCGGCGGGTCGTCCTCCCGGGTTACGCATTCCAGCGCGAGCGCTACTGGGCTCCCGAACTGGACGCTGTGCCGGCATCCGGCAGGCCGCAAGCGCCTGCCGAGGTCGCCGCACCAGACGAAGCCGCCCCCGACGCGAGCGCGGGCGCGCCGAATGCCGTGTCGATCGACCTGATCCTGGCGATCTTGCGGACCACGCTGAATGACCCGGCGCTCGAGTTCGACGACAACATTTTCAACCGTGGCGCCGACTCGATCTCATGTATCGAGATCGCTGCGGATGTGAAGGAGCAAACCGGTTTCGAGCTGTCGCCCCAGGATATCTTCTCGTCGCCGACCGCGCGGAAGATCATGGGCAAGATTCGCCCCGCCGATGCAGGCATTCCGGTCGCCGCCGCAGGTGTGCCGGCCGGGCCGCGTCCGTTGTCGTATTCGCAGTTGCGGTTGTGGTTCCTGGAGCAGGTCAGCCCGGGCGACTCGCTTTACAACATTCCGGCGGCGTTGAGCGTCGAGGGCGAACTCGATGTCGATGCGCTGGGCAGAACCTTCGACGCCGTGGTCGCCCGGCACGCTGCGCTGCGATCGCGCTTCGTGGAAATCGACGGGGAGCCGGCGCAGGAAGTGCTGGCTGCGCCGGCGTCGCTCATGTCGGTGCAGGACCTGTCGCATCTGCCGCTCCACGACGCTCAGCGCGAAGCCCTCCGGCAGGCCGAACGCGAAACCCGCGTTCCGTTCGACCTGACGCAAGGGCCGCTTTTCAGGGCGCGTCTGTTGCGGCTGTCGCCGCGCCTGCACGTCGCGCTCGTGACGATGCATCACATCGCGTCGGACGGCTGGTCGATCGGCGTGTTCTCGAGGGAAATGGAAGCGCTCTATGCCGATTTCGTAGCGGAGCGCGAACCTTCGCTTCCGCCGTTGCCAATCCAATACGCCGACTACGCGGAGCATCAGCAGCGCTGGCTCGGCGATGACGTGGTGCGGCCGCAACTGGAATTCTGGACGCGCGCGCTCACGGGCGCGCCGACGCTGCTCGCGCTGCCGACGGATCGACCCCGCCCGCCGGTGCAGGCCCATCGCGGCGCACGGGCGCATTTCAGCATCGATGCGGAGCTCGCCGCCGCGCTGCATCAGATCGGGCGCGAATCGAACACCACGGTGTTCGTCGTGCTGATCAGCGCGCTCAATCTGCTTCTTCATGCCTACAGCGGGCAGCGGGATATCTGCATCGGCACGCCTGTCGCCAATCGCAGCTGGACCCAGGTGCGGGACCTGATCGGCTTCTTCGTCAACAACCTCGTCATTCGCACCCAGGTCGATCCGGCCGAGTCGGCATCCGACACGATCCGCCGCGTCCGCGATTTCGCATTCGAGGCCTATGCGAATCAGGATGTGCCGTTCGAGCGGGTCGTCGAGCAGATCAATCCGGTTCGCAGCCTTGCGCATTCACCGATCTTCCAGGTGTTTTTCGTTCTGCACCACGCGCCGATGGGCACCATGCGGACCACGGGGCTGCATTTCAAGCCGCTGATGGTCGAGCACGGCACAGCGAAATTCGATCTGACGCTCGAGTTGACGGAAGTCGACGGGCGGCTCGACGGCTGGTTTGAATACGACCTGGGTTTGTTCGATCCGGCGACGATCGAGCGGATGGTCGAGCACTTCCGGCTCGTGCTGCGAAGCATGGTCGACCGACCGCAGGCCGCCGTCGCCTCGCTGGATTTCGTTCCGCCCGACGAGCGCGCGCTGACGCTCGAAGCAGGCCGGCCGATCACCCGCGCGGCGGCGCACGGTGCGCGGACTGCGCAGGCACTGTTCGAAGCGTGGGCGCGGCGTGCGCCCGATCGCATCGCGCTCGAACATGACGGGCGCCGCTACACGTACCGCGCGCTGGACGACGAGGCGACCCGGCTCGCACACGCGTTGCGCGATCGCGGTGTCGGCGCGGAATGTGTCGTCGCGGTGTGCCAGGAACTGGCCGGACCGCTCGTCGTGTCCCTGCTGGCGATCCTCAAGGCGGGCGCGGCTTATCTGCCGCTGGACCCGAATCATCCGGATGCGCGCCTGCGGTTCATCGTCGACGAGGCGCGGCCCGCGCTGGTGCTCGCGTCGCACCGGCTGCTGACGCGGCTGCCGCCGCTCGGTTGCCCGGTATGGGATGTGGATCGCGCCGCGTGGAACGATGCGCAGCCGGCCGTCGGCGAATTGCCCCGGCCGGATCCGGTCCAGGCGGCCGTGATCGTCTACACGTCGGGATCGACGGGGCGGCCCAAGGGCGTCGTGATCGATCAACAGAATCTCGCGAACCGGCTGGCATGGATGGCAGGCGCGTATCCGGCGTTCGAGCAGATGCGCTTCGTGCAGAAGACGGTAATCAGCTTCATCGACTCGATCACCGAGATGCTGAGCCCGCTGTCGTGCGGCGCCACGCTGTGCATCGCGCCGGACGCAACGGCCGTCGATCCGCTCGCGTTGGCGGATTTCATGGCGCGCGAGCGGATCGACGGCATCGTTCTGGTTCCGTCGTTGCTGAGAGAAATGTTGCGACCCGAGGACGCGCCGCACCGGCTCAAGACATTGAAGGCGATCATCAGCAGCGGCGAGGCGATGCCGGCCGACCTGGCGCGACAGGTTCTCAGGCGCTTGCCGCAGGTCGACCTGATCGACTGCTACGGGTCGTCCGAGGTCGGCGACGCCAGCGCGCATGCCTGTACCGAGGCCGACGTCGAGCGCGGCGCCATGCCGCTCGGACCGGCAATCGACAACACCCGGCTGTACGTGCTGGGAGAAGCGCTGCAGCCGGCGCCGGTCGGCGCGCAAGGCGAGATCTGCATTGCTGGCCGGGCCGTGGCGAGAGCCTACCTGAACCGGCCTGCGCATACCGCCGAGCGCTTCGTGCCCGACCCGTTCTCGGGAATCGCCGGGGCGCGTATGTTCCGCTCCGGGGACATGGGGCGCCGCCTGGCCGACGGCGGCATCGAGTTCCTCGGCCGGCGCGACCACCAGGTCAAGCTGCGCGGATTCCGCATCGAGCTGGGCGAAGTCGAAGTTGCGATCCGGGCCGAATTGCCGGGCGCGCGCGTGGTGGCGATCGTGCGGGAAGATCAGCCGGGCGATCGGCGCCTCGTGGCATACGTTGCCGGCTCGGGGCCGGCGTGTGGGGAAGAGGGTTGGGAAAACGACGGGGAAGACCGCGAGAACGACGCATCGGCGGCGCTCAAGGAGCGTCTGCGGCGGGTGCTGCCGATGTACATGATGCCTTCGCACATCGTGTTCATCGACCGTTTGCCGATGACGGCCAACGGCAAGGTCGACCGGCTCGCGCTGCCGGTGGCCGGGCCGCTCGCGACGCGCTTCGATGCGCCGAGCGGCCCGACCGAGGAGCGGCTGGCGGCGATCTGGCGCGAGGTGCTCGGCATCGAGCGGGTCGGCCGGTGGGACTCGTTTTTCGATCTGGGCGGCCATTCGCTGCTCGCGGCGCAGGCGCTCGCGAAGGCAAAGGTCGTGTTCGAGGTGGCGCTGCCGATGCGCAGCGTGTTCGAGGCGCCGCGTCTTGCCGACATCGCCTCGCTCGTCGACGCGGCGCGGGGCCGCCCGATCGACTTTCCGGTTCAGGTGACTGTTCAGGATGAAGCCGAGCAGATGAGCCTGAGCGATCTTGCACTGTTGACCGACGAGGAACTCGATGTCTGA
- a CDS encoding pyridoxal phosphate-dependent decarboxylase family protein, translating to MNKPTTWLPGANPEHVRQRLGEFRRLDWDHRGGRLPLHCYFANEEVDGLADDAYRMFAHANALAPQAFPSCHAMEAEIVSMGLSLFGGGDGGAGNVTSGGTESIILAVKAARDKARAERPMRRPNIVIPSSAHPAFDKAAQLLDLDVTRVPVAADYRSDVSATAAALNADTVLMVGSAPSLPYGLFDRIAALSELALQRGIWLHVDACIGGLLAPFVREIGRHVPAFDFRLEGVRSISADLHKFGYASKGASLMLYRHTADHRFQISRFSAWPKGEYVTPTLAGTRSGGPIASAWAVMHFLGQDGYCALAERLMRLRDRYLSGFDRLPELMVLGEPELSVLSVTAPRMDIFAIAEHMRRRGWYMSMVANPPAIQQTVNLVHEPVADRYFDDLRETIAGLSAGDAQPMHAPRQVVTY from the coding sequence ATGAATAAGCCTACGACATGGTTGCCGGGCGCCAATCCCGAGCACGTGCGGCAACGCCTTGGCGAATTCCGCCGCTTGGACTGGGATCATCGCGGAGGCAGGCTGCCCCTGCATTGCTATTTCGCCAATGAGGAAGTCGATGGCTTGGCCGACGACGCGTACCGCATGTTCGCTCACGCCAATGCGCTTGCTCCACAAGCGTTTCCCAGCTGCCATGCGATGGAGGCGGAAATCGTGTCGATGGGGCTGTCGCTGTTCGGCGGCGGGGACGGCGGCGCCGGCAACGTCACCTCGGGCGGCACCGAGAGCATCATCCTCGCGGTAAAGGCCGCGCGCGACAAGGCGCGCGCGGAACGTCCGATGCGCCGGCCGAACATCGTGATCCCTTCGTCGGCGCACCCTGCATTCGACAAGGCCGCGCAACTGCTTGACCTCGACGTGACCCGGGTGCCGGTCGCGGCGGACTACCGCAGCGATGTATCGGCGACGGCGGCCGCATTGAATGCGGATACCGTGCTGATGGTCGGATCGGCGCCGTCGCTTCCGTACGGCCTGTTCGACCGGATCGCGGCGCTGAGCGAGCTGGCTTTGCAACGCGGGATCTGGCTGCACGTGGATGCATGCATCGGCGGTCTGCTGGCGCCGTTCGTTCGAGAGATCGGCCGGCACGTACCGGCGTTCGACTTCCGCCTGGAAGGCGTTCGCTCGATATCGGCGGATCTGCACAAATTCGGCTACGCGTCGAAGGGCGCCTCCCTGATGTTGTATCGGCATACGGCCGACCATCGATTCCAGATCAGTCGTTTCTCCGCTTGGCCCAAGGGCGAGTACGTCACGCCGACGCTGGCGGGCACGCGCTCGGGCGGCCCGATCGCCTCGGCGTGGGCCGTCATGCATTTTCTCGGACAGGACGGTTATTGCGCATTGGCCGAGCGGCTGATGCGATTGCGCGATCGCTATCTGAGCGGGTTCGATCGCTTGCCGGAGCTGATGGTGCTCGGCGAGCCGGAGCTGTCCGTCTTGTCCGTGACGGCGCCGCGGATGGACATCTTCGCCATCGCCGAACACATGCGCCGACGCGGCTGGTACATGAGCATGGTCGCCAACCCGCCCGCCATCCAGCAGACCGTCAATCTGGTTCACGAGCCTGTCGCGGATCGCTACTTCGATGACTTGCGCGAGACGATCGCCGGGCTGTCCGCGGGCGACGCGCAACCGATGCATGCGCCACGTCAAGTGGTCACCTACTGA
- a CDS encoding M55 family metallopeptidase, translated as MKILISTDIEGVAGVFHSEQVRAGNPEYERARRWMTAEANAAIEGAYAGGASEVWVNDSHGGFRNLLPDGLDDRVRVVLGKPRMLGMMAGLEARPDLVFMVGYHAKSQARGILAHTINSFAFAQVRLDGEEVGEAGLYGALAQEYGARVALLSGDDVFVAETGPCFPAARCVEVKQAGGFSSGASLTPSAACAALVAAAREAVATARDAGHRAGPHAPRAVRCELRVQTPALADLFCQWPALERIDGVTLRFAADTVEHAVRMLNSLSAMSAVLR; from the coding sequence ATGAAAATTCTGATCTCGACCGATATCGAAGGCGTGGCGGGGGTCTTTCATTCCGAGCAGGTCCGCGCCGGCAATCCCGAATACGAGCGCGCGCGCCGCTGGATGACCGCCGAGGCGAACGCGGCGATCGAAGGCGCCTACGCGGGCGGCGCGAGCGAAGTGTGGGTCAACGATTCGCACGGCGGGTTCCGCAACCTGCTGCCCGACGGCCTCGACGACCGCGTGCGCGTCGTGCTCGGCAAACCGCGCATGCTCGGCATGATGGCCGGGCTGGAGGCGCGCCCCGATCTGGTGTTCATGGTCGGCTATCACGCGAAATCGCAGGCGCGCGGGATTCTCGCCCATACGATCAACAGCTTCGCGTTCGCGCAGGTGCGGCTCGACGGCGAGGAGGTCGGCGAGGCGGGCCTGTACGGCGCGCTCGCGCAGGAGTACGGCGCGCGGGTGGCGCTTCTGTCCGGCGACGACGTCTTCGTCGCGGAAACCGGGCCGTGCTTCCCGGCCGCGCGCTGCGTGGAGGTCAAGCAGGCGGGCGGGTTTTCGAGCGGCGCGTCGCTCACGCCGTCCGCCGCGTGCGCGGCGCTCGTCGCGGCCGCGCGCGAGGCCGTCGCGACCGCCCGCGACGCGGGCCATCGGGCCGGCCCGCACGCGCCGCGCGCGGTGCGCTGCGAACTGCGGGTGCAGACGCCGGCGCTGGCCGACCTGTTCTGCCAGTGGCCGGCGCTCGAACGCATCGACGGCGTCACGCTGCGCTTCGCGGCCGACACGGTCGAGCATGCGGTGAGAATGCTGAACAGCCTGTCCGCGATGTCGGCCGTGCTGCGCTGA
- a CDS encoding DmpA family aminopeptidase → MDAAAQGAAPRVGVLPSGPLDSLADVAGVTVGHVTLAAGPQQTGVTVVRPHAGDPYCDKAPAGAAVINGFGKSIGLVQVEELGVLETPLALTNTFGVAALAEAQIRAACAANPEIGRGWPTVNPLVFECNDGYLNDIRALAVTPAHYAQALAAAGPAFARGAVGAGRGMASFDLKGGIGSASRLARAAQADWTVGALVLANFGRLPMLTIDGAPLGRLLARRAQAAAEARPEQGSIIMLIATDAPLSSRQLKRVALRAAAGLARTGSVYGHGSGDIALAFSTAYTVGHDAQRVALPALLADATLDPLFAAAAESVEQAIVDALWQAHTVTGRDGHTRRALRDVAPDFNELLRAARAPSR, encoded by the coding sequence ATGGACGCCGCCGCGCAAGGTGCCGCGCCGCGCGTCGGCGTGCTGCCGTCGGGGCCGCTCGACAGCCTCGCGGACGTGGCCGGCGTGACGGTCGGGCACGTCACGCTCGCCGCCGGGCCGCAGCAGACCGGCGTGACGGTGGTGCGTCCGCACGCGGGCGACCCGTACTGCGACAAGGCGCCGGCCGGCGCGGCGGTGATCAACGGCTTCGGCAAGAGCATCGGGCTCGTGCAGGTCGAGGAGCTTGGCGTGCTCGAGACGCCGCTCGCGCTGACCAACACGTTCGGCGTCGCGGCGCTGGCCGAGGCGCAGATCCGCGCGGCCTGCGCGGCGAATCCGGAGATCGGGCGCGGCTGGCCGACCGTGAATCCGCTCGTGTTCGAATGCAACGACGGCTATCTGAACGACATCCGCGCGCTCGCGGTGACGCCCGCGCATTACGCGCAGGCGCTCGCGGCCGCCGGGCCCGCCTTCGCGCGCGGCGCGGTGGGCGCGGGGCGCGGCATGGCGTCGTTCGATCTCAAGGGCGGCATCGGCAGCGCGTCGCGCCTTGCGCGCGCGGCGCAGGCGGACTGGACCGTCGGCGCGCTCGTGCTCGCGAACTTCGGCCGGCTGCCGATGCTCACGATCGACGGCGCGCCGCTCGGCCGGCTGCTCGCGCGCCGCGCGCAGGCGGCGGCCGAGGCGCGGCCCGAGCAGGGCTCGATCATCATGCTGATCGCCACCGACGCGCCGCTGTCGTCGCGGCAGCTGAAGCGCGTCGCGCTGCGCGCGGCGGCCGGGCTCGCGCGCACCGGGTCGGTTTACGGCCACGGCAGCGGGGACATCGCGCTCGCGTTCTCGACGGCCTACACGGTCGGGCACGATGCGCAGCGCGTCGCGCTGCCCGCGCTGCTCGCCGACGCGACGCTCGATCCGCTGTTCGCGGCGGCGGCGGAGAGCGTCGAGCAGGCGATCGTCGACGCGCTGTGGCAGGCGCATACTGTCACCGGCCGCGACGGCCACACGCGACGCGCGCTGCGCGACGTCGCGCCCGATTTCAACGAACTGCTGCGCGCCGCGCGCGCCCCATCCCGATGA